GCGCACCTGACGATGGCGGGCCCGGGCGGACGGATGACCGTGCTGGACGTCGACGAGAAAGCCGGACGGCTCGTGGCGGTGAGCGGGAGCGGGCGCGTGCTCGAGTCCGAGGTGGATCGCCGCACGGTGGTGGTGAACGAGGGCAAGCCGATCGGTCGTGTCGCTCTGCTCCAGGCGGGCGATGTCATCCGATTCGAGCCGGCCACGGGGCAGGTCCGGACGATCGTGCTGCTGCGGCAAGCCGGGCGTCAGCTGGAGAGCCCCGACCAGTAGGGCGCCCGAGCGCCCGGCGCGAGGCGGGTCTATTTAGGGTTGACGCACTTGATCAGCCGCCACCCGTTGAACAGATTCACCTTGGTGGTGATCTCGGGGATCAGGCCCACCTGACGCAGGAGGGGCTCGAGCGACAGGTTCGACTTCCATCCGAGGCGGGTGCAGACGGGCGCGACGAGGTCTTCGAGGCGGCCCACCACGGGTCGCTCGCTTCGGAAGTGGTTCAGGATCACGATGTTGCCCCCAGGCTTCACGACCCGCTTCATCTCGCGAAGCACGCCGACCGGGTCCGGCACCGCGCTGATGGTGTAGGTGGCCACCACCGAGTCGAACTCCCCCTGCCCGAAGTCCATGGTGGTGGCGTCCATGGTCTTCAGCGTCACGTTCCCCAGCCCCAGCTCCACCACCTTGTCCTGGGCCTTCTGGAGCATCTCCTCGGAGAGATCGATGCCGGTCAGTCGGCAGTTGGTGGGGTAGAGGGGGAGGTTGAGGCCCGTGCCGATCCCGACCTCCAGCACGTTGTGGCCGCGCTGGATGTCGAGAAGCTGGATGGCGGCCTCACGGCCGGGGTGGAAGATCCAGTCGAAGACGAAGTCGTAGGCGGGCGCGTAGAGCTTGTACGCCCGCTTCACCTGCCTCTTCTCCAGTGCTGCGTCCAAGCCGGCAGTCCTCCAGGGTTCGAGACGCCCCGCCCTCCGCACTTTTAGCATAGCCTGACGCAGGTTGCCAAGCGCTTTGTACCCTGCTGATCGTCAAACGGGACGGGAAGTTACAGCGAACCGCCCGCTACAGGTCGGCCTCGCGGCACAGCGTCGAGAGCACCCGATCCGCCCCGAAGAATTCCTCTGCGATTCGACGGGCGGCCCGGCTGTGGAGGGGGTACTCGCGGTTGATCGTCTCGATGGCGGACGCGGCTTCCTCCATCGACTCGAAGGCGAACAGGCCGGCCCCGGTCGGCACGAACTTGCCGAATCCCGTGTCCTGGGTCACTACGGGCTTGCCCGCGGCCAGGTAGCAGACGCTCCGGTCGCTGAACCACCCGCTGCGGGTCCGGACCACCAGGTCCTTCGAGACCGTGAACTCGCCCCGGGATCGGGAGACGTGCTGCTGGTAGGCGTCCAGGCTGTGCGAGGCCTCGAAGGCGTCGGTGAGGATCCAGCCGTGGCCGGTCAGCAGGTCACGCGCGGCCGCGTCGCCGCCTTCCAGGGCCAGCTCGAGGGGCTGGGAGGTGCGTCGGGGCAGGTCGAGCAGGCGCAGGAAGTTGAGGTGCTTGGACCAGTAGTAGGTCTCCCCCCTGAACGCCAGGTCCTTGCCCGTGTTCTTCCAGGTGCACACGGTCGAGAAGCGCTCGGAGGCCGGATTGCAGGTGGCGTCCCACAGCGCGGGAATCACGGGCGGGCGGGTCGGCCGCCAGTTGAACTTCTCGACGGGGATCGGGGAGTCGGGCTGTCCGAGGTTCTCACCGTACGTGAAGTGATGCGTATGGTTCCCAAGAGCGTCGATAGCGTGCTGGTCGCCCAGGGCCACCCGCACCTGCTCGAAGACAGGGTCCGTCTCCACGTAGACGCGGATCGGGCAGCGCATCTGCTCTTCCCACAGTGGGTTGGCGCCGCACACGTTGAAGATCGCGTCCGCATTCCGATACAGGTCGTCCAGCCGCTGGCGTGATAGGCCATGGTATGTGCCGATCACTCGCCGGTGTTCACCGTCCGCACCCCTGTCCACGTAGCTCCAGCGGTCGGCCAGGTCGAAGCGGCTCATCACGTCGGCGAGAAAGGCCACCCCGTAGCTCGAGTCCTCCACCACGCTCTTCACGCGGGGATCGTAGGGATGGGCACCCGAGTCCTCGACGTAGTAGACCTCGTGGCCGAGACGGGAGAGGCCGAGCACGTAGTGCAGCGCCTGCCAGCCGATGCCGCCGAGAGGATAGCGGCCGGCCAGGTGCAGCACCACGACCCGCCTACGGGATGACAAGCGAATCTTCCTGCCGTGGCTCCTGCGACTGTGACCCGTACATGGCGGCGAAGGGACCACGGCGGGCGAGCAGGGTCTCCAGCGAGCCGTGCTCGACGATGCGGCCGTCCTTGAGCACCACCACCAGGTCCGCCATCCGCACCGTCGAGAGCCGGTGCGCGATGATCAGGGTGGTGCGGCCCGCCTGCAGCTGCTCGAGGGCCTCCATGACGAAGCCTTCCGTCTGCGGGTCCAGGGCGGAGGTGGGCTCGTCCAGGATCAGGATCGGCGAATCGCGCAGGATGGCGCGGGCGATCGTGATCCGCTGCTTCTCGCCCTCCGACAGGGTGACGCCCTGCTCGCCCACCGCGGTGTCGTAGCCGCGGGGCAGACGGGTGATGGTGTCGTGGATGCGCGCGGCCTTGGCCGCCGCCACGATCTCCTCGATCCGGGCGTCGGGCCGGCCGAAGGCGATGTTCTCGCGCACGCTCACCGGGAATAGCAGCGGCGGCTGCAGCACCATCGCAATCTGCCGGCGCAGGGAGTCCAGCCGATACTCGCGGGCATCCACGCCGTCGATCAGCACGCGCCCGCGCGTCGGATCGTAGAAGCGGGGCAGCAGGCTGAGCAGGGTGGACTTGCCGGCGCCGGTGGCCCCCACCACCGCCACGCGCTGGCCGGGGGCCACGCGCAAGCTCACTCGATGGAGGACCGCCGCCCCCGGCGAGTACCCGAACTCCACGTCGCGCCACTCGATCTCGCCGCGGGCGCCCTCGGGCGGGAACACCCGGGTGCCGTCGGGCAGGTCCCGCTCCACGTCGAGCACCTCGAGCACGCGCTGCACGCCGACCCGGGCGCTCTGGGCCAGGCCGTACACCTGGAACATGTTGTTGATCGGCACGTAGAGCGAGGCCAGGTACGAGATGAACACCACCAGCCCGCCGACGGTGAGTGTGCCGTCCATCACGTGGCGGGCGCCCATCCACACCACCGCGGCGGTGCCGACCGCGATGACCAGATTGACCACCCCCGCATAGAACGTCTGCAGGGTGTAGAGGCGGAGCCCGGCATCGAGGCTGCGCTCGCTCGCGGTCATGAACCGGCGATGCTCCTCGTTCTCCCGGGTGAAGGCCTGGATGACCCGCATCGCGGCCATCGCCCGCTGCACGACGCCGTACACCTCGCTCTCCCGCTCGCGCACCTCACTGGCCGCCGCCGTGATGCGGCGGTTCAACCGGCCGATGGTCAGGAGCAGGAACGGGCACACCGCCAGCGCGAGCAGGGTGAGCTGCCAGTCGAGGCGCAGCATGATCACCGCCATGCCGACCAGGAGGATCAGCGCGGTGGCGGCCGGGAACAGGCAGTTCATGGTGAGCGACTGCAGCGCGAACGTGTCGGCGGTCACCCGGTAGAGGAGGTCGCCGGCCTGGGCGCGGCTGTGGAACGCCATCGAGAGCCGGTGGAGATGGGCGTAGAGGTCGCTGCGCAGGTCGCGCACCATCCGCTGGCCGATGCTGATGGTGGTGTAGTTGCACAGCACCGTGAACGCGCCGACCGCGGCGTAGATCACCACGAGCATGAGGCACGCGGCGAGGAGCAGGCCGCCCGCGGTGAAGGTGCCCCCCAGTCCGGCGGGCAGCGGCTGCCCGCCCAGCACCGAGTCGATGATCAGCTTGACCGGCCAGGGCTTGAGCAGCTCGAAGCCGCTGATCAGGCAGACCTGCAGCAGCGCCCACAGGATGCGCCCGCGGTGCGGCCAGAGGTAGGCGGAGACGCGGCGGACGAAGTGGCTCACTGCACCTCGACCGAGCGCGCGTCGAGCGGCGGGGCATAGTGGAGCTTCGCGCGCCGGGCCACCGCCTGCAGGGCGTCGTTGAGCGTGCGTCCCAGCGCCATCGCTTCACGGACGAGCGCGGCGGCCGCCACCGCGCCGGTCGCGACTCCCGCCGCGATCAGCGCGGGAAGGCCGAGGTGCAGGCCCAGTCCCGCGAGCGCCACGCCGCCCACCACCATCCCCTGGGCCACCCGCGAAGGGCGGAGCGCGCACTTCACCCGCAGCACGCGGCGCTCGCCGCCGTGATTCTCCGTGCACACCTTGATCCGGCCGCGCGACCAGATGCCGCCGTGCGCCTCCAGATCCCACTCGCTCCAGCCCTGATCGACCAGGACGAAGTACTTTCGCGCGCCCAGGACGTCGATCATGCCGTGCAGCAGCGTCTCCTTCTCGAGCGCGTCCTCGGTCCAGAAGGCGGCCGCGAACGCCCGCTCCCGCCACGACCACGGCGGCGACTGCGACGGCTGCTCCGACGACGACGGCTGAGCCGCGGTGAGACCGCGCACCCACCAGCGATAGCGCTCCAGCGACCGCAGCAGCGGGCCGAAGTAGGTGAGGACGGAAATCAGCAGGCGGCCCCGGAGTCCGCCGGCCAGAGGATCGACCCGGGCGCGCATCGCGGCCACGAGACAGCAGGCGAACGACAGCGCGATGGGCGCGGCGCCCACCCAGTACCAGCCGCCGCGGATCGCCCCGTAGAGCAGCAGCAGGGCGCCGACCAGGTTCCATTCGAGCGTGAAGGGCAGGTAGGAGAGCACGGTGGACGGCGGCTGATAGAGCGTCTGGAAGAGACCGCGGCCGAACACGCCGCCGTAGATCACCGGGCGCCTCAGCGAGAACAACGCCGAGATGCCCCCGTAGATTCGCCCGCGCCAGCGCGAGTAGCCGAGCGCGTTGAAGCGCTGCGGGTGACGGAAGTAGAGGAGCGCCTCCGCCTTGCCGTAGCCCTTTTGCTGCCCGATGTAGGCCTTCATGGTGTTGCGCCGGAAGTGCCACACCATCGCGGCGGGGCTGAAGCCGATGCGATAGCCGCGGTCCTGCAGCCGCCAGCACACGTCCACGTCGTCGCCCGCCGACCGGTAGATCGGATCGAAGCCGCCGATCTCCTCGAGCACCTCCCGGCGGAACGCCATGTTGCAGCCCGGAATGTGCTCGGCCTCCACGTCGTCCAGCAGCACGTGGAGCGGCCCACCCGGCGACGCGGCCACGCAGGCCGCGACCATCGAATCCTCCGGCGGCGGCAGGTTCGGCCCGCCCACCGCGGGGAGCCCGGTGTGTAGGAACGTGGCGACCAGGTAGTGCAGCCAGTCCGGATCCACCACGCAGTCGGAATCCGTGAAGGCCACGATCTCGCCGAGCGAGGCGTTGATGCCCACGTTGCGCGCCGCGCTCAGGCCCTTGTTCTCCTGATGGATGACGTGCATGCCCTCGAAGCGGTCGGCGATCGCCCCGGTGCGATCGGTGGACCCGTCGTCCACCACGATCACCTCGAAGGCAGGATAGCGGAGCTTCTGCAGCGACGTGAGGCAGGCTTCCATGGTGGGCTCCGCGTTGTACGCGCAGATGACCACCGAGACCTTGGGATACTCGGGGAGGGCCGGCAGCCCCGCCGAGGCGTACCAGCGCTGCACCGCGTGGAACGCGGGCTTCTTCCGCCGCTCGCGGTCCACGAGCCCGAAGGCCCAGTTCGCGATGTCGCATCCGCCGGTGTGCCACTCGTCGGTGTAGGAGAAGACCACCGTGCCGGCCGCGCCCATCTCGAGCGCGGCGCGCACCTGCCAGGACAGCGTGGCCGCCTGCACCATCTCGCCTTCACGGATGGAGTCGATGCCGAACTCGGTGAGCACGAGCGGCCGGTCGCCGGCGAGCGTGTGCAGCCGGGAGAGGTACTTCCGGAACTCGGGCTCCGAATGCAGGTACACGTTGAAGGCGAGGAAGTCGGTGAAGTCGGTCTCGAGGTACTCGGTCGACGGGAA
The Candidatus Methylomirabilota bacterium DNA segment above includes these coding regions:
- a CDS encoding class I SAM-dependent methyltransferase; protein product: MKRAYKLYAPAYDFVFDWIFHPGREAAIQLLDIQRGHNVLEVGIGTGLNLPLYPTNCRLTGIDLSEEMLQKAQDKVVELGLGNVTLKTMDATTMDFGQGEFDSVVATYTISAVPDPVGVLREMKRVVKPGGNIVILNHFRSERPVVGRLEDLVAPVCTRLGWKSNLSLEPLLRQVGLIPEITTKVNLFNGWRLIKCVNPK
- a CDS encoding ABC transporter ATP-binding protein — encoded protein: MSHFVRRVSAYLWPHRGRILWALLQVCLISGFELLKPWPVKLIIDSVLGGQPLPAGLGGTFTAGGLLLAACLMLVVIYAAVGAFTVLCNYTTISIGQRMVRDLRSDLYAHLHRLSMAFHSRAQAGDLLYRVTADTFALQSLTMNCLFPAATALILLVGMAVIMLRLDWQLTLLALAVCPFLLLTIGRLNRRITAAASEVRERESEVYGVVQRAMAAMRVIQAFTRENEEHRRFMTASERSLDAGLRLYTLQTFYAGVVNLVIAVGTAAVVWMGARHVMDGTLTVGGLVVFISYLASLYVPINNMFQVYGLAQSARVGVQRVLEVLDVERDLPDGTRVFPPEGARGEIEWRDVEFGYSPGAAVLHRVSLRVAPGQRVAVVGATGAGKSTLLSLLPRFYDPTRGRVLIDGVDAREYRLDSLRRQIAMVLQPPLLFPVSVRENIAFGRPDARIEEIVAAAKAARIHDTITRLPRGYDTAVGEQGVTLSEGEKQRITIARAILRDSPILILDEPTSALDPQTEGFVMEALEQLQAGRTTLIIAHRLSTVRMADLVVVLKDGRIVEHGSLETLLARRGPFAAMYGSQSQEPRQEDSLVIP
- a CDS encoding glycosyltransferase is translated as MAADRGLWVLVGIPWAQHVCFLDSEEITDTVRRAVTDVVVACQGHPAVGAFLVGNEIPPDIVRWYGAQRITGFLRELVSLIKRIEPNTPVGYANFPSTEYLETDFTDFLAFNVYLHSEPEFRKYLSRLHTLAGDRPLVLTEFGIDSIREGEMVQAATLSWQVRAALEMGAAGTVVFSYTDEWHTGGCDIANWAFGLVDRERRKKPAFHAVQRWYASAGLPALPEYPKVSVVICAYNAEPTMEACLTSLQKLRYPAFEVIVVDDGSTDRTGAIADRFEGMHVIHQENKGLSAARNVGINASLGEIVAFTDSDCVVDPDWLHYLVATFLHTGLPAVGGPNLPPPEDSMVAACVAASPGGPLHVLLDDVEAEHIPGCNMAFRREVLEEIGGFDPIYRSAGDDVDVCWRLQDRGYRIGFSPAAMVWHFRRNTMKAYIGQQKGYGKAEALLYFRHPQRFNALGYSRWRGRIYGGISALFSLRRPVIYGGVFGRGLFQTLYQPPSTVLSYLPFTLEWNLVGALLLLYGAIRGGWYWVGAAPIALSFACCLVAAMRARVDPLAGGLRGRLLISVLTYFGPLLRSLERYRWWVRGLTAAQPSSSEQPSQSPPWSWRERAFAAAFWTEDALEKETLLHGMIDVLGARKYFVLVDQGWSEWDLEAHGGIWSRGRIKVCTENHGGERRVLRVKCALRPSRVAQGMVVGGVALAGLGLHLGLPALIAAGVATGAVAAAALVREAMALGRTLNDALQAVARRAKLHYAPPLDARSVEVQ